Proteins encoded by one window of Cannabis sativa cultivar Pink pepper isolate KNU-18-1 chromosome 4, ASM2916894v1, whole genome shotgun sequence:
- the LOC133036638 gene encoding ultraviolet-B receptor UVR8, giving the protein MDATASGTPTIQYHNITDQPITTIVATPVQTFERRQRHCYGDSTPGEFPLAANPSIVLHVLTTCNLDPQDLAKLEATCSFFRQPANFAPDFELSLPELAALDICQKRAIFKPMNNEERQELKQRCGGSWKLVLRFMLAGEACSRREKSQAIAGPGHSIAVTSKGAVYSFGSNSSGQLGHGSTEEEWRPRPIRSLQGIRIIQATAGSGRTMLISDAGRVYAFGKDSFGETEFGGQGIKVVKTPQLVESLNNIFVVQAAIGNFFTAVLSREGRVYTFSWGSDGKLGHQTEPTDVEPHPLLGALENIPVVQIAAGYCYLLALACQPSGMSVYSVGCGLGGKLGHGSRSDEKYPRLIEQFQVLNLQPMVVAAGAWHAAVVGRDGRVCTWGWGRYGCLGHGDEDCAQAPKIVESLSKIKAVHVATGDYTTFVVSEDGDVYSFGCGESASLGHNNNNAVAAAAAAAGAAEGEGPRHTNVLTPQIVTSLKEINERVVQISLTNSIYWNAHTFALTESGKLYAFGAGDKGQLGIELVGNQTERGNPERVDIDLS; this is encoded by the exons ATGGATGCCACAGCGAGCGGAACCCCAACTATACAATATCATAACATTACTGATCAGCCAATTACCACTATAGTTGCCACTCCTGTACAAACCTTTGAAAGGCGGCAACGCCATTGCTATGGGGACTCCACCCCTGGAGAATTCCCCTTGGCTGCCAATCCTTCCATTGTTCTTCATGTTCTAACCACATGTAATTTGGACCCTCAAGACCTTGCAAAACTAGAG GCAACATGTTCCTTTTTTAGGCAGCCTGCAAACTTTGCTCCTGATTTCGAATTATCCTTACCGGAGCTTGCTGCCTTGGATATTTGTCAAAAGAGAGCTATATTTAAGCCAATGAACAATGAAGAACGTCAAGAATTGAAGCAGAGATGTGGGGGTTCATGGAAACTGGTGCTGAGGTTTATGCTAGCTGGAGAAGCATGTTCCAGGAGGGAGAAATCACAGGCAATAGCAGGGCCTGGCCACAGCATTGCTGTGACATCAAAAGGAGCTGTTTACTCTTTTGGTTCTAACAGCTCAGGCCAGCTTGGACATGGTTCCACTGAAGAAGAGTGGCGGCCTCGGCCAATCAG ATCATTGCAAGGCATTCGAATTATTCAAGCAACTGCTGGCTCTGGCAGGACAATGCTGATTAGTGATGCAGGCCGTGTTTACGCCTTTGGCAAGGACTCATTCGGTGAAACAGAATTCGGGGGTCAAGGAATTAAAGTTGTGAAAACTCCACAGTTGGTTGAGTCTTTGAATAACATATTTGTGGTGCAAGCTGCCATTGGAAATTTCTTCACAGCTGTATTGTCAAGAGAAGGCAGGGTCTATACTTTTTCTTGGGGCAGTGATGGAAAACTTGGTCACCAAACtgagccaactgatgtggaACCTCATCCTTTATTGGGGGCCTTAGAAAATATACCTGTTGTACAAATTGCTGCTGGATATTGCTACCTTCTTGCTCTGGCTTGTCAGCCTAGTGGAAT GTCTGTATACTCTGTTGGGTGTGGCTTGGGTGGAAAACTTGGACACGGTTCAAGGAGTGATGAAAAGTACCCGCGACTAATCGAACAATTTCAGGTTCTGAATCTTCAGCCTATGGTAGTTGCAGCTGGTGCTTGGCATGCTGCAGTAGTGGGTCGAGATGGGCGGGTGTGCACTTGGGGTTGGGGCCGTTATGGATGCTTGGGTCATGGGGATGAAGATTGTGCACAAGCTCCAAAGATTGTGGAGTCATTGAGCAAGATAAAAGCAGTTCATGTTGCCACAGGAGATTACACAACCTTTGTGGTGTCTGAAGATGGTGATGTGTACTCTTTCGGTTGTGGAGAATCAGCTAGTCTTGGACATAATAACAACAATGCtgttgctgctgctgctgctgctgctggaGCCGCCGAAGGAGAG GGACCAAGGCACACAAATGTCTTGACCCCACAAATTGTAACATCACTGAAAGAAATTAATGAACGAGTGGTGCAGATCAGCCTCACCAACTCCATATATTGGAATGCTCACACATTTGCACTCACTGAATCAGGGAAGCTCTATGCATTTGGAGCTGGGGACAAAGGGCAGCTAGGAATAGAGCTCGTCGGCAACCAAACTGAAAGAGGGAATCCAGAACGTGTTGACATTGATCTCAGTTAG